In Dyadobacter subterraneus, a single genomic region encodes these proteins:
- a CDS encoding Gfo/Idh/MocA family protein translates to MDQIKWGIIGCGNVTEVKSGPAFNKVLNSQLVAVMRRDAEKAEDYAKRHNVPKWYSNVDDLINDPEVNAIYIATPPNVHEEYAERAMRAGKPVYVEKPMAMNAEECDRMNAVSEETGIPLFVAYYRRSLPYFVKLKELIYSNIIGDIRYVNICLQWQPYDEEVGELRKPRWRVQPEISGGGHFHDLASHQFDYLEYVLGPIKQASGIARNQAGLYEADDITVANFEFESGILGTGTWCYTVNKEQREDSAQIVGSKGRIKFSFFEKFDIIVETQSGTETFTIPYPAHVQQPLIELIVAELRGEGKSPSNGVTGGRANLVMDWITKGQKQVLPSPKIFK, encoded by the coding sequence ATGGACCAGATAAAATGGGGGATTATTGGCTGCGGTAATGTCACCGAAGTAAAAAGCGGGCCGGCGTTCAATAAAGTACTAAATTCCCAACTCGTTGCAGTGATGCGCAGGGATGCCGAAAAGGCAGAGGACTATGCAAAAAGGCATAATGTGCCAAAATGGTATAGCAACGTGGACGACCTCATTAATGATCCGGAGGTGAACGCTATTTATATCGCGACACCGCCAAATGTACACGAAGAATACGCAGAAAGGGCGATGCGCGCCGGAAAACCGGTCTATGTAGAAAAGCCTATGGCGATGAATGCCGAAGAATGTGACCGCATGAACGCGGTTAGTGAAGAAACCGGAATTCCGCTTTTTGTAGCCTATTACAGACGGTCGTTGCCCTATTTTGTTAAACTTAAAGAATTGATTTACAGTAATATAATTGGAGATATTCGATATGTCAATATTTGTCTGCAATGGCAGCCTTATGATGAAGAAGTAGGGGAGCTGCGCAAACCGAGATGGCGGGTGCAGCCGGAAATATCTGGCGGTGGACATTTTCATGATCTTGCTTCTCACCAGTTTGACTACCTGGAATATGTGTTAGGGCCTATCAAACAGGCTAGCGGAATTGCCCGCAATCAGGCAGGATTGTATGAAGCAGATGATATCACCGTAGCAAATTTTGAATTTGAATCTGGTATTTTAGGGACCGGAACCTGGTGTTATACAGTTAATAAAGAGCAGCGGGAAGACTCAGCGCAAATCGTTGGATCAAAAGGAAGAATCAAATTTTCCTTTTTTGAAAAATTCGATATCATTGTTGAAACCCAATCAGGTACAGAAACTTTCACCATTCCTTATCCGGCGCATGTGCAGCAACCTTTGATTGAGCTGATTGTGGCCGAACTAAGAGGTGAGGGAAAAAGTCCGAGCAATGGTGTCACGGGTGGCAGAGCCAATTTAGTTATGGATTGGATTACAAAGGGACAAAAACAAGTTTTGCCATCTCCGAAAATTTTTAAGTAG
- a CDS encoding cysteine hydrolase, with amino-acid sequence MELNPKETALVLIEFQNDFTSEGGIFYGAVKGVMESNNMLQNTVDTVAAAREAGVHVMFVPISFTEDYHEITTKPYGIMKGVIDNGAFKKNTWGTEIIDILKPENGDVIIEGKRSFCGFASTNLDYILRSTGIKNVVLAGYLTNCCVESTMRTAYDKGYNVITLTDCCATLSQAEHDNALKSDFPMFSQPMTHNEFIDVLENQKELEMKGKGYE; translated from the coding sequence ATGGAATTAAACCCAAAAGAAACCGCCCTTGTTTTGATTGAATTTCAAAACGATTTCACCTCGGAAGGTGGCATATTTTACGGTGCAGTAAAAGGTGTTATGGAATCCAATAACATGCTGCAAAACACAGTCGATACCGTTGCAGCAGCGCGTGAAGCCGGCGTTCACGTAATGTTTGTACCGATTTCCTTTACAGAAGATTACCATGAAATTACGACTAAACCTTACGGCATCATGAAAGGCGTTATTGATAACGGCGCTTTCAAAAAAAATACCTGGGGAACGGAAATTATCGATATTTTAAAACCTGAAAACGGTGATGTAATTATAGAAGGAAAACGCAGTTTCTGCGGATTTGCGAGTACTAATCTGGATTATATTTTACGAAGCACAGGAATAAAAAATGTCGTTCTGGCTGGTTACCTGACCAATTGTTGTGTAGAATCTACCATGAGAACGGCATATGACAAGGGTTATAACGTGATCACACTAACTGACTGCTGCGCCACTTTGAGCCAGGCGGAACATGATAATGCGTTAAAAAGTGATTTTCCAATGTTCAGTCAGCCCATGACACATAATGAATTTATTGACGTTCTAGAAAATCAGAAAGAACTTGAAATGAAAGGCAAAGGGTACGAATAG